From Drosophila nasuta strain 15112-1781.00 chromosome X, ASM2355853v1, whole genome shotgun sequence, one genomic window encodes:
- the LOC132795463 gene encoding uncharacterized protein LOC132795463: MSLSTSLLLAALLLCCCISLATAIDCYVCDASDTKNPFQCGEYFDRFDQPDIQPQNCSNVHGATFCVKHVGRFEGGIGAKRFCSSKDLGNYCDYVRNKGDRMDYRSCIYTCDTDGCNAATTTTTTTTAAGLWGVAFTLIAAIWQRYC, encoded by the coding sequence ATGTCTCTGTCGACGTCACTGCTGCtggctgcgctgctgctgtgctgctgcATAAGCTTGGCAACTGCAATTGATTGCTATGTGTGCGATGCCAGCGACACGAAGAATCCTTTCCAGTGCGGCGAATATTTTGATCGCTTCGATCAGCCCGACATCCAGCCGCAGAATTGTTCCAATGTGCATGGCGCAACGTTTTGTGTGAAGCATGTGGGACGCTTTGAGGGCGGCATTGGGGCGAAACGTTTCTGCAGCTCCAAAGATTTGGGCAACTATTGTGATTATGTGCGCAACAAGGGCGATCGCATGGATTATCGCAGCTGCATCTACACTTGTGACACCGATGGCTGCAATGCGgcaaccaccacaacaacaacaacaacagctgctggaCTCTGGGGTGTGGCGTTTACACTAATCGCAGCGATCTGGCAACGCTACTGCTGA